From Chryseobacterium shandongense, the proteins below share one genomic window:
- a CDS encoding M1 family metallopeptidase produces MKKLVLGLLLLTVWQFSAQELYMPRNIKKAYENGTRDVSGAPGKNYWQNKGVYNVEVKVDANSKIVSGKEIILYSNNSPDNLSELAIRFVNNLHKPQSPRSGFVSKDFLTSGLHIKSFIVNGEKYTINSENWGTVEKVKLNSVLKSKAKAEIKIEWEYPLSVESGREGQIDPETFYVAYSFPRISVYDDYNGWDMLPHSDRQEFYNDFNDYSFAITAPKNYVVWATGDFLNPEAVLQSEYLKRYKTSLKSDKIIHVATQHEMKSGKVTKQNKWNVWKFKASHITDFCFALSNHYAWDASSVQLKTKRASVQAAYGPEAKDFEHYVEWMRYNLDWFSKKWPGVEYPYNVMTAVQGYADMEYPMMINDTSIPDDFQDARLTADHEIAHTYFPFYMGINETRYAFMDEGWATTLEYLIGIDENGEAKAKEFYKNFRVKRWIDDPSAEQDQPIITMSTQVSGAGYGNNSYVKSSLSYLALKDYLGDDLFKKALHHYMNNWNGKHPIPWDYFYSMNTGSGKNLNWFFNNWFYTNNYIDLKIAGASQMNDLLTVNINNIGGFVIPFETEISYEDGTTEKLHFSPSVWEKDQKQTMLTIPITKKVKSVNIDGGIFMDYTPDDNKKTL; encoded by the coding sequence ATGAAAAAATTGGTTTTAGGATTATTGCTTTTAACTGTATGGCAATTTTCCGCGCAGGAATTGTATATGCCGAGAAATATTAAGAAAGCATACGAAAATGGCACACGTGATGTATCTGGCGCACCGGGAAAAAATTACTGGCAAAATAAAGGGGTGTATAATGTAGAAGTAAAGGTGGATGCCAATTCTAAAATCGTTTCCGGAAAAGAAATCATTCTTTACAGCAACAACAGCCCAGACAATCTTTCTGAACTTGCTATTCGGTTTGTAAATAATTTACATAAACCTCAGTCCCCAAGATCTGGATTTGTTTCCAAAGATTTTTTAACATCGGGACTGCATATTAAATCATTTATTGTAAATGGTGAAAAGTATACGATCAACAGTGAGAATTGGGGAACTGTTGAAAAAGTAAAGCTAAATTCCGTTTTAAAATCTAAGGCAAAGGCTGAAATAAAGATCGAATGGGAATATCCGTTATCTGTAGAAAGCGGAAGAGAGGGACAGATTGATCCGGAAACATTCTATGTAGCCTATTCTTTTCCAAGAATATCTGTGTATGACGATTATAACGGATGGGACATGCTTCCGCACTCTGACAGACAGGAGTTTTATAATGATTTTAATGATTATAGTTTTGCTATCACTGCACCGAAAAATTACGTAGTCTGGGCAACCGGGGATTTCCTGAACCCTGAAGCTGTTCTTCAATCCGAATATTTAAAAAGATACAAAACATCTTTAAAAAGTGACAAGATCATTCATGTGGCAACACAACACGAAATGAAGTCCGGTAAAGTTACGAAGCAGAATAAATGGAATGTATGGAAATTTAAAGCCAGTCATATCACAGACTTTTGTTTTGCACTGAGCAATCATTATGCATGGGACGCTTCAAGTGTTCAGCTCAAAACGAAAAGAGCGAGCGTTCAGGCTGCCTATGGACCTGAAGCGAAAGATTTTGAACATTATGTTGAATGGATGCGTTATAACCTGGACTGGTTTTCCAAAAAATGGCCCGGAGTGGAATATCCTTATAATGTTATGACGGCAGTTCAGGGATATGCTGATATGGAATATCCAATGATGATCAACGATACCAGCATTCCTGATGATTTTCAGGACGCACGATTAACGGCAGATCACGAAATCGCACATACTTATTTTCCTTTCTACATGGGAATCAATGAAACAAGATATGCTTTTATGGATGAAGGCTGGGCGACAACGCTGGAATATCTTATCGGAATTGATGAAAACGGTGAAGCAAAAGCTAAAGAATTTTATAAAAACTTCAGGGTGAAAAGATGGATCGATGATCCTTCTGCCGAACAGGACCAGCCCATTATTACTATGAGCACCCAGGTAAGCGGTGCGGGATACGGAAATAATTCCTATGTAAAATCATCATTATCTTATCTTGCACTAAAGGATTATCTGGGAGATGACCTCTTTAAAAAAGCCCTACATCATTATATGAATAACTGGAATGGGAAACATCCGATTCCGTGGGATTATTTTTATTCAATGAACACGGGGTCCGGAAAAAATCTCAACTGGTTCTTCAACAATTGGTTTTACACTAATAATTATATTGATCTTAAGATTGCCGGAGCCAGCCAGATGAACGATCTTTTAACGGTAAATATAAATAATATAGGAGGTTTTGTCATTCCTTTTGAAACAGAAATCAGCTATGAAGACGGAACCACTGAAAAGCTTCATTTTTCGCCTTCGGTCTGGGAAAAAGATCAGAAGCAGACGATGCTTACCATTCCCATTACCAAAAAAGTAAAATCGGTAAATATCGATGGCGGGATCTTTATGGATTATACGCCGGATGATAATAAGAAAACTTTATAA
- a CDS encoding zinc metalloprotease, which yields MKKLLFGVLLLSFLSCNSDNINNQTEEPSNTTENLGGSALKRGCPSEDIRKSALQNSAELRQKYSELETNTEKFANDLKLGKVLSDGTVEIPVVVNVLYRTSSENISAARIAEQIAVLNADYGGTNSDATKIPTAFQGIKAGDVKVRFRLANTVRKSTTKTSWSTNDAMKRASSGGIDATSPANYLNIWVVGNMGQILGYATFPESSGLWNDGVVIAASYFGKTGASAPFNQGRTATHEVGHYLNLRHIWGDANCGNDLVTDTPTQTGPNYGKPSYPLYNTCGGVQRSVMFMNYMDYVDDAAMFMFSAGQKTRMQSVVASSGARSGLRLY from the coding sequence ATGAAAAAACTACTATTCGGAGTTCTTTTGCTGAGCTTCTTGTCATGTAACAGCGACAACATTAACAATCAAACTGAAGAGCCGTCAAACACAACAGAAAATTTAGGAGGATCTGCCTTGAAAAGAGGATGTCCGTCTGAAGACATTAGAAAGTCTGCCCTCCAAAACAGTGCAGAGCTCAGGCAGAAATACTCCGAGCTTGAAACGAATACTGAAAAATTTGCAAATGATCTTAAACTAGGGAAAGTTCTATCCGATGGAACTGTGGAAATTCCCGTAGTGGTAAATGTCCTGTACAGAACATCCTCAGAAAATATTTCAGCTGCCCGTATTGCAGAGCAAATTGCGGTTCTCAATGCAGACTATGGCGGAACAAACAGTGATGCAACAAAAATCCCAACTGCTTTTCAGGGAATAAAGGCCGGAGATGTTAAAGTAAGATTCAGGCTGGCAAATACAGTAAGGAAATCTACCACTAAAACAAGCTGGAGCACCAATGATGCCATGAAAAGGGCTTCAAGCGGTGGAATTGATGCTACAAGTCCGGCCAACTATTTAAACATTTGGGTGGTAGGAAATATGGGACAAATCCTTGGTTATGCTACATTTCCTGAATCTTCAGGCTTATGGAATGACGGTGTGGTGATTGCAGCTTCCTACTTCGGGAAAACAGGTGCTTCAGCGCCATTCAACCAAGGAAGAACCGCTACCCATGAAGTAGGACACTACCTTAATTTAAGACACATTTGGGGAGATGCCAACTGCGGTAACGACCTTGTTACTGATACTCCTACCCAAACAGGTCCAAACTATGGAAAACCAAGCTATCCGTTGTATAATACCTGTGGCGGAGTGCAAAGATCTGTTATGTTCATGAATTACATGGATTATGTGGATGATGCAGCCATGTTTATGTTCTCGGCAGGGCAAAAAACAAGAATGCAGTCCGTGGTGGCTTCGTCCGGAGCAAGATCAGGATTAAGACTGTATTAA
- a CDS encoding response regulator transcription factor, which translates to MKKTIVIVDDHVLIAKALEGIIGNFEEFEVIYVAENGKDLIEKFENSNNKIPDIILLDISMPIMDGFETVLWLRENHPDIKVMALSMQGDDKSVIKMIKHGAKGYLLKNTHPKELENALLRLSNDGFFYPDWASKIIFANMNNVDSANNIKISEREKEFLKYTVTELSYKEIADIMCCSPRTVESYRDQLCEKLDLKTRVGLAVFAIKNGFAV; encoded by the coding sequence ATGAAAAAGACAATAGTGATCGTTGATGATCACGTACTCATCGCAAAAGCATTGGAAGGAATCATCGGTAATTTTGAAGAATTTGAAGTGATTTATGTCGCGGAAAACGGCAAAGATCTTATTGAAAAATTTGAAAACAGCAACAACAAAATTCCGGATATTATTTTACTGGATATCAGTATGCCGATTATGGACGGATTCGAAACGGTACTTTGGCTTAGGGAGAATCATCCCGATATTAAAGTAATGGCATTAAGCATGCAGGGCGATGATAAAAGTGTCATTAAAATGATAAAACACGGAGCAAAAGGCTATTTGCTGAAAAATACACATCCGAAAGAACTTGAAAATGCACTCTTGAGACTCAGTAACGATGGATTTTTTTATCCGGACTGGGCTTCGAAAATTATTTTTGCTAATATGAATAATGTAGATTCGGCAAACAACATTAAGATTTCCGAGCGGGAAAAAGAATTTCTCAAATACACAGTTACCGAACTTAGCTATAAAGAAATTGCAGATATAATGTGCTGCAGTCCCAGAACAGTAGAAAGTTACAGGGATCAGCTTTGTGAGAAGCTTGATCTGAAAACTCGTGTAGGACTGGCTGTTTTTGCTATAAAAAATGGTTTTGCTGTTTAA
- a CDS encoding sensor histidine kinase: MGKTELLITIILFNMFFVLFVAAVIMYIRKYRQRKKEYLQEIEVKNEIHKRELLATQLEIQQATMQQIGRELHDNIGQKLTLVSLYTQQLLYENKVPEVSERIDQVSQIINQSLQDLRSLSKTLTDDKINQKEIVTLIQEEVDNTNAFKKCKVSFKCNFSQLDLGFVHKNVLLRITQEFIQNSIKHSNCKNIWITLNTSDKILWELNIKDDGIGFDQSKIKSNGIGLTNMKNRAEIIGADFCLESRKNFGTTLNIILKRLP; this comes from the coding sequence ATGGGGAAAACAGAGCTCCTGATAACAATTATCTTATTCAACATGTTTTTTGTGTTGTTTGTAGCAGCAGTAATCATGTACATCCGCAAATACAGACAGCGTAAAAAAGAGTATCTGCAAGAAATTGAAGTGAAAAACGAAATTCATAAGCGCGAACTTCTGGCTACCCAACTTGAAATACAGCAGGCAACCATGCAGCAGATCGGGCGAGAGCTACACGATAACATCGGCCAGAAACTTACCCTTGTAAGCCTTTATACGCAACAGCTTCTATATGAAAATAAAGTACCAGAAGTCAGCGAAAGAATTGATCAGGTTTCACAGATTATCAATCAGTCCCTGCAGGATCTCAGAAGTCTCTCAAAAACATTAACAGATGATAAAATTAATCAGAAGGAAATTGTAACTTTAATTCAGGAAGAAGTAGACAATACCAATGCATTTAAAAAATGCAAGGTATCATTTAAATGCAATTTCAGTCAGCTTGATTTGGGATTCGTCCACAAAAATGTGTTGCTGAGAATTACACAGGAATTTATTCAGAACAGTATAAAACATTCTAATTGCAAAAATATATGGATTACTCTGAATACTTCTGATAAAATACTCTGGGAACTGAACATTAAAGATGATGGTATTGGTTTCGATCAATCGAAAATCAAATCAAACGGCATCGGGCTCACCAATATGAAGAACAGAGCCGAAATCATAGGTGCCGATTTCTGCCTTGAAAGCCGCAAAAATTTTGGGACCACACTCAATATTATTTTAAAGAGACTGCCATGA
- the clpB gene encoding ATP-dependent chaperone ClpB yields MNLNQYTVKSQEAIQAAQQVALEFGNQSIEPQHLLEGIFQVDENISPFLLKKSEADATLVRERNRENLEKLPKVQGGNIYLSQSANKVLLDAPNIAKKMGDEYVTIEHLWLSLLETNSEVSKMLKDMGVTKSLLEGGIKELRKGSKATSASSEETYQSLNKYAKNFNELAAEGKLDPVIGRDEEIRRVLQILSRRTKNNPILIGEPGVGKTAIAEGIAHRIINGDVPENLMDKTLFSLDMGALIAGAKYKGEFEERLKSVVNEVIKSDGQIILFIDEIHTLVGAGGGEGAMDAANILKPALARGELRAIGATTLNEYQKYFEKDKALERRFQKVMVEEPDTESAISILRGIKDKYEAHHKVRIKDEAIIAAVEMSQRYISDRFLPDKAIDLIDEASAKLRMEINSKPEELDVLDRRLMQLEIELAAISREGNQTKIDHLKEDIAKISEQRNEINAKWLKEKQKSEDLTQIKKDIESLKLEAERASRAGDYAKVAEIQYGKLREKEEELKKLEIEMQNHQNELIKEEVTSENISEVIAKWTGIPVTKLLQSEREKLLNLETELHHRVVGQDEAIQAVADAIRRNRAGLSDEKKPIGSFLFLGTTGVGKTELAKALAEFLFDDENNMTRIDMSEYQERHSVSRLVGAPPGYVGYDEGGQLTEAVRRRPYSVVLLDEIEKAHPDVFNTLLQVLDDGRLTDNKGRVVNFKNSIIIMTSNLGSHLIQENFENITDENQDEIVEKTKDEVFNLLKQTLRPEFLNRIDEVVLFQPLRKKEIGKIVQYQLRGFNDMLSKRNIIMTATQDAIDYLMNKGYDPAFGARPLKRVIQQEVLNKLSREILAGNVNDGDRITLDYFEETGLVFRPTDL; encoded by the coding sequence ATGAATTTAAACCAATATACTGTAAAATCGCAGGAAGCCATCCAGGCCGCTCAGCAGGTAGCCTTGGAGTTTGGCAACCAAAGTATTGAGCCTCAACATCTTCTTGAAGGTATTTTTCAGGTAGATGAAAATATTTCACCATTCTTATTGAAAAAATCTGAAGCAGATGCGACTTTAGTAAGAGAGCGCAACCGTGAAAATTTAGAAAAACTTCCGAAAGTGCAGGGTGGAAATATTTACCTTTCACAGTCGGCAAATAAAGTTCTACTTGATGCACCCAATATTGCAAAAAAAATGGGCGACGAATATGTAACGATAGAACATCTTTGGCTTTCTCTTTTAGAAACAAACTCAGAAGTTTCAAAAATGCTGAAAGATATGGGCGTTACGAAAAGTCTTCTGGAAGGTGGAATCAAAGAGTTGAGAAAAGGAAGCAAGGCAACTTCAGCAAGTTCGGAAGAAACCTATCAGTCATTAAATAAATATGCTAAAAATTTTAACGAATTAGCGGCTGAAGGTAAACTGGATCCGGTTATCGGCCGTGATGAAGAAATCAGAAGAGTATTACAAATTCTTTCGAGGAGGACAAAGAACAACCCGATCCTGATCGGTGAGCCTGGTGTAGGTAAAACAGCAATCGCAGAAGGAATTGCTCACAGAATTATCAATGGGGACGTTCCCGAAAACCTTATGGATAAAACATTGTTTTCATTGGACATGGGTGCGTTGATTGCCGGAGCTAAATATAAAGGAGAGTTTGAAGAACGTTTGAAATCCGTTGTAAATGAAGTCATCAAATCAGACGGACAGATTATTTTGTTCATCGATGAAATTCATACGCTGGTTGGAGCCGGAGGCGGTGAAGGCGCAATGGATGCTGCCAATATCCTGAAGCCGGCGTTGGCAAGAGGTGAGTTAAGAGCCATCGGTGCAACGACCCTCAACGAATATCAAAAATATTTTGAAAAAGATAAAGCGTTGGAAAGACGTTTTCAGAAAGTAATGGTGGAAGAGCCGGATACGGAATCTGCTATTTCTATTCTAAGAGGAATTAAAGATAAATACGAAGCGCATCACAAAGTAAGAATAAAAGACGAAGCGATTATTGCTGCGGTAGAAATGTCTCAGCGATATATTTCAGATCGATTTTTACCAGATAAAGCGATTGACCTGATTGATGAAGCTTCTGCAAAGCTGAGAATGGAAATCAATTCAAAACCGGAAGAGCTGGATGTGCTAGACAGAAGATTAATGCAGCTGGAGATTGAATTGGCTGCCATTTCAAGAGAAGGGAACCAGACAAAAATAGACCATTTAAAAGAGGATATTGCAAAAATTTCGGAACAGAGAAATGAAATCAATGCAAAATGGCTGAAAGAAAAACAAAAATCTGAAGATTTAACACAAATTAAAAAAGATATTGAATCTCTGAAACTGGAAGCTGAAAGAGCTTCAAGAGCAGGAGACTACGCAAAAGTTGCGGAAATCCAATACGGAAAACTGCGTGAAAAAGAAGAAGAGCTGAAAAAGCTGGAAATCGAAATGCAAAACCATCAGAATGAATTAATTAAGGAAGAGGTGACTTCTGAAAATATTTCTGAGGTGATTGCAAAATGGACAGGAATTCCGGTAACGAAACTCCTTCAGTCGGAACGAGAAAAACTTTTGAATCTGGAAACCGAACTCCATCATAGGGTAGTAGGACAGGATGAGGCCATTCAGGCAGTGGCAGATGCCATCAGAAGAAACAGGGCCGGGTTGAGCGACGAGAAAAAACCCATCGGTTCGTTTCTGTTCTTAGGAACCACCGGTGTCGGAAAAACCGAGCTGGCAAAAGCATTAGCAGAGTTTTTATTCGATGATGAAAACAATATGACAAGAATTGATATGAGTGAATATCAGGAAAGACACAGTGTGTCCAGGCTTGTCGGAGCGCCTCCCGGATATGTTGGTTACGATGAAGGTGGTCAACTTACTGAAGCAGTGAGAAGAAGACCCTATTCAGTAGTTCTTCTGGATGAAATAGAGAAAGCGCATCCTGATGTTTTCAATACCTTATTGCAGGTTTTGGATGATGGTCGTTTGACGGATAATAAAGGAAGAGTGGTGAATTTTAAAAACTCAATTATTATTATGACCTCGAATTTAGGTTCACACCTGATTCAGGAGAATTTTGAAAATATCACCGATGAAAATCAGGATGAAATTGTAGAAAAAACCAAAGATGAGGTTTTCAATTTGCTGAAACAAACTCTCCGTCCGGAATTCCTGAACAGAATTGATGAGGTTGTTTTATTCCAGCCGTTAAGAAAAAAAGAAATAGGGAAAATTGTTCAGTACCAGCTGAGAGGGTTTAATGATATGCTTTCGAAACGAAATATTATCATGACGGCAACACAAGATGCTATAGATTATCTGATGAATAAAGGGTATGATCCGGCATTTGGGGCAAGGCCTTTAAAAAGAGTAATTCAGCAGGAGGTTCTTAACAAATTATCGAGGGAAATTCTTGCAGGAAATGTAAATGACGGCGATAGAATTACTCTGGATTATTTTGAAGAAACAGGTCTGGTTTTCAGGCCAACAGACCTATAA
- the bshA gene encoding N-acetyl-alpha-D-glucosaminyl L-malate synthase BshA, whose product MKIGILCYPTYGGSGIVATELGMSLANKGYEVHFISNALPARLDITNPNIFFHRVNVQTYPLFQYQPYDIALSSMIYRVVNLYKLDLLHAHYAIPYAYAAFTAKQMLKEDDNDIPLVTTLHGTDITLVGQHPSYKHAVEFSINQSDAITSVSESLKKDTLQFFNIKKEIQVITNFIDNSEFDEPSDCQRTQFANPDEKILIHVSNLRPVKRVDEVLQIFKNVQKKVKSRLIIIGEGPDMEKVNQFLEENPELISKIRLLGKVNDLYRILQLSDVFLLPSEQESFGLAALEAMAAYTPVISSNAGGIPEVNIQGETGFLAEIGNVEAMSNYTIKLLSNVELLTKMKKNAKEQAIKFDLKNILPIYEEMYRTTIENFKNELTKV is encoded by the coding sequence ATGAAAATAGGCATACTTTGCTATCCCACCTACGGAGGAAGCGGAATTGTAGCAACAGAACTGGGAATGTCGCTGGCCAACAAAGGTTACGAAGTTCACTTTATCAGTAATGCGCTCCCGGCTAGACTGGATATTACCAACCCAAATATTTTTTTTCATCGGGTAAATGTCCAGACCTATCCGCTGTTCCAATATCAGCCTTATGATATTGCTCTGAGCTCTATGATTTACCGCGTTGTGAATTTGTATAAGCTGGATCTGCTTCATGCCCATTATGCCATTCCATATGCATACGCCGCATTTACAGCAAAGCAGATGCTAAAGGAAGATGACAATGATATTCCGTTGGTCACAACTCTTCACGGTACCGATATTACCCTTGTTGGACAACATCCGAGCTACAAACATGCCGTAGAATTTTCCATTAACCAATCCGACGCCATCACTTCTGTATCAGAGAGTCTTAAAAAGGATACCCTCCAGTTCTTCAATATAAAAAAAGAAATTCAGGTGATTACCAATTTTATAGATAATTCTGAATTTGATGAACCTAGCGATTGCCAGAGAACCCAATTTGCGAATCCGGATGAAAAGATCCTCATTCATGTTTCCAACCTAAGACCGGTAAAACGAGTTGATGAAGTGCTTCAGATTTTCAAAAATGTACAGAAAAAGGTAAAATCGAGATTAATCATTATCGGGGAAGGTCCCGATATGGAAAAGGTCAATCAGTTTCTGGAGGAAAATCCCGAGCTGATTTCAAAAATCCGACTCCTTGGAAAGGTAAATGATCTTTACAGAATTCTTCAATTATCCGATGTATTTTTATTGCCTTCGGAGCAGGAAAGTTTCGGTTTGGCTGCACTGGAAGCCATGGCTGCCTATACGCCGGTTATCAGTTCTAACGCAGGAGGGATTCCGGAAGTAAACATCCAGGGAGAAACAGGGTTTTTAGCGGAAATCGGAAATGTGGAAGCGATGAGCAACTACACCATCAAACTGTTGAGCAATGTAGAACTTTTAACCAAAATGAAGAAAAATGCAAAAGAACAGGCGATAAAATTCGATTTGAAAAATATTCTTCCTATCTACGAAGAAATGTATAGAACGACCATCGAAAATTTTAAAAATGAGCTGACAAAGGTATAA
- a CDS encoding glycoside hydrolase family 3 protein, whose translation MKKLVYTSIFVVSLFNLKIVAQYMPKNLSKKDLKEADHWVDKTYKNLSQDEKLGQLFIVALYTNKGENEISNVRNIVVKEKIGGLILMQDDAAREINLVNEFQQKSKVPLMIGMDAEWGLYQRIATAHKFPWAMTLGAIQDKNLIHQMSAKIAEDCHRMGINWDFAPVVDVNTNPDNPIIGNRSFGSQVSNVVSSASAYASGLQDNNILAAIKHFPGHGDTSTDSHLDLPVISHNLDRLNTVELAPFKALMKEGIGGVMVAHLYVPALESGKGIPASVSKNIITGLLKEKLGYKGLIITDALNMNAVAGKYKPGELDAMAFKAGNDIMLFSQGVSEGKKLIQKAIDNGEIPQSRIEESVKKILLTKYFLGLNKYSPKNPENINSDLNNDTHKTLVQNLYSNALTLLKDEKNLLPLKDEKIYYVPLEEAPYQTFANEMGSQIIIKKANEINTIPANSTVIVGLHKDNSTAYKSYKISEASKKVLSDLSKNQKVILNVFGSAYALKDIDISNISTVLVSYENNDDSMTATANALKGKTKIWGRLPVLVNDQLRAGMGIDLINNS comes from the coding sequence ATGAAGAAACTGGTATATACATCAATCTTTGTTGTCTCATTATTTAATCTGAAAATTGTTGCACAATACATGCCGAAAAATCTTTCAAAAAAAGATCTGAAAGAGGCTGATCACTGGGTTGATAAAACATATAAAAATCTTTCGCAGGATGAAAAGCTAGGACAACTTTTTATTGTAGCATTATACACCAACAAAGGTGAAAACGAGATCAGTAACGTCCGAAATATTGTTGTTAAAGAAAAAATTGGCGGTTTGATTCTGATGCAGGATGATGCTGCCAGAGAAATCAATCTGGTTAATGAATTCCAACAAAAATCTAAAGTTCCTTTAATGATTGGTATGGATGCGGAGTGGGGATTGTACCAGAGAATTGCCACAGCTCACAAATTTCCCTGGGCAATGACGCTGGGAGCTATTCAGGATAAAAATCTGATTCATCAGATGTCTGCTAAAATAGCTGAAGACTGCCATAGGATGGGAATCAACTGGGATTTTGCACCGGTAGTTGACGTCAACACAAATCCTGATAATCCCATTATCGGCAACAGAAGTTTCGGGTCTCAAGTAAGCAATGTTGTCAGTTCTGCCTCTGCTTATGCAAGCGGGCTTCAGGACAATAATATTCTGGCGGCTATCAAACATTTCCCGGGACACGGTGACACCAGCACAGATTCTCACCTTGATCTTCCGGTAATTTCCCACAATCTAGATAGACTTAATACTGTTGAATTAGCTCCTTTTAAAGCTTTAATGAAAGAAGGCATTGGAGGGGTGATGGTAGCTCATCTATATGTTCCGGCTTTAGAATCAGGAAAAGGAATTCCTGCTTCGGTTTCTAAAAATATTATTACCGGTTTATTAAAAGAAAAATTAGGCTATAAAGGACTTATCATTACCGATGCATTAAATATGAATGCAGTGGCCGGCAAATACAAACCGGGAGAACTTGACGCAATGGCTTTCAAGGCTGGAAATGATATTATGCTTTTCTCCCAGGGTGTTTCAGAAGGAAAAAAACTCATTCAGAAAGCCATTGATAATGGTGAAATTCCGCAATCAAGAATTGAAGAAAGTGTAAAGAAAATTCTTTTGACAAAATATTTTTTAGGCCTGAACAAATACAGCCCGAAAAACCCCGAAAACATTAATTCAGATTTAAATAATGATACCCATAAAACACTAGTTCAGAATTTATATTCCAACGCTTTAACATTATTGAAAGACGAGAAGAATCTGCTTCCCCTGAAAGATGAGAAAATATACTACGTCCCTCTCGAAGAAGCACCTTATCAGACTTTTGCCAATGAAATGGGATCTCAGATTATCATTAAAAAAGCAAATGAGATCAATACCATTCCTGCAAATTCTACCGTGATTGTCGGGTTGCATAAAGATAATTCAACCGCCTACAAATCGTACAAAATTTCGGAAGCTTCCAAAAAAGTGTTATCTGACCTCTCGAAAAATCAAAAGGTAATCCTGAATGTTTTCGGAAGTGCTTATGCCCTGAAAGATATTGATATTTCAAATATTTCTACGGTATTGGTTTCGTATGAAAACAACGACGATTCTATGACGGCGACGGCCAATGCGCTGAAAGGAAAAACAAAAATATGGGGCAGGCTTCCTGTTTTGGTAAATGATCAACTAAGAGCGGGAATGGGAATTGACTTAATAAATAATTCATAA
- the ribA gene encoding GTP cyclohydrolase II → MIKIQAESNVPTEYGTFRMIALSENENDWMPHMAIVAEKTDFSKPVNVRFHSECITGEVFHSKKCECGQQLDAAMKYIHDNGGVIIYLRQEGRNIGIINKLKAYSLQEKGFDTVEANLKLGLPADDRNFGVAIEILNLLGIIDINLLTNNPEKVKYVEESNIHLNARVPLQIPANEISKGYLQTKKDYFGHLLDDNDK, encoded by the coding sequence ATGATTAAAATTCAGGCAGAGTCCAATGTTCCTACAGAATATGGTACTTTCCGAATGATTGCTTTATCCGAAAACGAAAATGACTGGATGCCTCATATGGCGATTGTCGCAGAGAAAACAGATTTTTCAAAGCCTGTAAACGTGCGTTTCCACTCAGAATGTATTACCGGAGAAGTTTTCCATTCCAAAAAATGCGAATGCGGGCAGCAGCTTGATGCTGCCATGAAATATATCCATGACAATGGAGGAGTTATTATCTATCTTCGGCAAGAGGGTAGAAATATCGGAATCATTAACAAGTTAAAAGCTTATTCTTTACAGGAGAAAGGATTTGATACAGTAGAAGCTAATCTTAAGCTTGGGCTTCCGGCAGATGACAGAAACTTCGGGGTCGCTATTGAAATTCTTAATTTACTGGGTATAATAGATATAAATCTTCTTACTAATAACCCTGAAAAAGTAAAGTATGTAGAAGAAAGCAATATTCATCTCAATGCGAGAGTACCTTTACAGATTCCTGCAAACGAAATTAGTAAAGGCTACCTGCAAACAAAAAAGGATTATTTTGGCCATCTTTTGGATGACAATGATAAATAA